CACCAGGATGTTTCAGGCGTCGTTTGATGAAGCCAAATATCTGACTCTGGGAGTGGGCGTGGTCAACCTGACCTTCACCTTGGTGGCAGTAAGTCCAGCTTTCAGATGTTCTCCAGTCATGAAGTCGGTAAACGTTCTGCTTTCTCTGCAGTTCTTCTTGATGGAGAGAGCTGGACGGAGGAAGCTGCTGCTGACGGGCTTCATCTTCATCGCCGGCTGTAACCTGCTGATGACCGTGGTGGACTCCGTCCTGGTAACTCCTCCCTCCGTCTGCTTCATCTCCACGCTTCTGACAAACGCCTGAGCCTGCGTCTGCATCTGCCTGCAGCCCCTGCTCCCGCAGCTGCGCAGCCTGCAGGTGCTGCTGGTCTTCTGCGCGGTGTCTGCGTACGAGCTGGGCCCCGGCCCCATCTCCTGGTTCATCGCCGCCGAGCTCTTCGACCAGCCCGGCAGACCCGCCGCCATGGCCTTCACCAGCCTGCTGAACTGGGGGGGGAAGTTCGTCCTGGCGCTCCTCTTCCCTCCACTGCTGGTGCGTTTCTGGTTCTGTCCGTCCACCTTCTGCTGGAAACGAGATGGTAAAATGGAGATAACCAGGTTTCTGCAGCCTCTAAATCAGACTTTAGCCAGAACATTTCTGTACGGTGATCCGGGGAAGCAGCAGACTGCAGTCCAGGAGAGACCAGAACCATCTCTCCGGATGTCTTCTTCCTACGGAGCAGGTAGTTTTCCTGATGAGCGCCGTGTTTGTGTCTGCTTCACAGAAGCTCTGCGGCGCTTACGTCTTCCTGCTCTTCAGCGTGGCGGCTCTGCTCGCCTTCACCTTCACCTGGAGTCGTCTCCCCGAAACCAAAGGTCGCACGTTTGACCAAATCGCCGAGGAGTTCAGAGGAGCGGAGAGCATCTCTCTGCTCAACAGCACAGGATTCCACACCTTCACCTGAGCAgcctttgaccaatcacagatcAGGACGCGATGGCGCCGCTCTGACCAGCTCATTTCAAAGCCTTCACTGTAGTCTTTTTACGAggatgatgaaaataaaaaaaagaatgtttgagAGTT
The genomic region above belongs to Oryzias melastigma strain HK-1 linkage group LG22, ASM292280v2, whole genome shotgun sequence and contains:
- the LOC112150476 gene encoding solute carrier family 2, facilitated glucose transporter member 1 isoform X1 — its product is MFVSKACQSFEVLILGRLVFGLFCGLVMSLNPLYIQEVSPTKLRGAFATLNQVSLAAGTLVGMVRTVQSDLFRTHISRTSSLCVRLQVVGLETVLGTEDHWAMMLSLSLIPALTQYLLLPFCPESPRYLLINRGEERRAETALLRLRGREDEMLAELQEMKEEAAHTTSSITIQEFIRKRSYKQPILIVLTVNLGSQLSGFNAIINYSTRMFQASFDEAKYLTLGVGVVNLTFTLVAVSPAFRCSPVMKSVNVLLSLQFFLMERAGRRKLLLTGFIFIAGCNLLMTVVDSVLPLLPQLRSLQVLLVFCAVSAYELGPGPISWFIAAELFDQPGRPAAMAFTSLLNWGGKFVLALLFPPLLKLCGAYVFLLFSVAALLAFTFTWSRLPETKGRTFDQIAEEFRGAESISLLNSTGFHTFT